In Micromonospora sp. WMMA1363, a genomic segment contains:
- a CDS encoding ABC transporter permease has product MSDTATTTTGRAPTVYVPSAEALATVLAPGARPPRPGPVAASLTFGWRAMLKIKHVPEQLFDVTAFPIIMVLMFTYLFGGALADSPRDYLQFFLPGIMVTSVVMITMYTGLGLNNDIEKGVFDRIRTLPVWRPAALVGMIFGDVLRYVLAAVVILGVGLVLGFRPDGGPLGVLAGIGLLVVFSFAFSWVWTFFGLTLRSEKSVMGVSMVVLFPLTFLSNVFVEPATMPGWLQAFVKVNPISHLVAAVRAVMAGSSDPTSTMWLLLWSAGFVIVFGTLTMHRYNRR; this is encoded by the coding sequence ATGAGCGACACCGCGACGACCACGACCGGGCGGGCGCCGACCGTCTACGTCCCGTCGGCCGAGGCGCTGGCCACCGTCCTCGCGCCCGGGGCACGACCGCCGAGGCCGGGCCCGGTGGCGGCGTCGCTGACCTTCGGGTGGCGGGCCATGCTGAAGATCAAGCACGTCCCCGAGCAGTTGTTCGACGTGACGGCGTTCCCGATCATCATGGTGCTGATGTTCACGTACCTGTTCGGCGGTGCCCTCGCCGACAGCCCCCGGGACTATCTTCAGTTCTTCCTGCCGGGCATCATGGTGACCAGCGTCGTGATGATCACTATGTACACGGGGCTCGGGCTCAACAACGACATCGAGAAGGGTGTCTTCGACCGCATCCGGACGCTGCCGGTATGGCGACCGGCCGCCCTGGTCGGGATGATCTTCGGCGACGTACTGCGCTACGTTCTCGCCGCCGTGGTCATCCTCGGCGTCGGGCTGGTGCTGGGCTTCCGCCCCGACGGTGGGCCGCTCGGCGTGCTGGCCGGGATCGGCCTGCTGGTGGTGTTCTCGTTCGCGTTCTCCTGGGTCTGGACGTTCTTCGGCCTGACCCTGCGCAGCGAGAAGTCCGTGATGGGGGTCAGCATGGTGGTGCTGTTTCCGCTGACCTTCCTCAGCAACGTCTTCGTCGAGCCGGCCACGATGCCCGGTTGGCTCCAGGCGTTCGTCAAGGTCAACCCGATCTCGCATCTGGTGGCCGCGGTCCGGGCGGTGATGGCCGGCTCGTCGGACCCGACGAGCACGATGTGGCTGCTGCTGTGGAGCGCCGGCTTCGTGATCGTCTTCGGCACGCTGACCATGCACCGCTACAACCGTCGATGA
- a CDS encoding DUF4180 domain-containing protein, giving the protein MADHIQQRAGVSVLVLDPAGPVIATERDALDLIGSAFLGAQAVAVPASRLDTRFFALGTRFAGEIMQKFVNYRLRLAIVGDIAAHLAESAALRALVHESNRGGHVWFVPDLDTLDERLRGAA; this is encoded by the coding sequence GTGGCTGACCACATCCAGCAGCGGGCCGGCGTATCCGTGCTGGTACTCGACCCGGCCGGGCCGGTGATCGCCACCGAGCGGGACGCGCTCGACCTGATCGGGTCGGCGTTCCTCGGCGCACAGGCGGTGGCCGTGCCAGCGAGCCGGCTGGACACACGATTCTTCGCGCTGGGCACCCGATTCGCCGGGGAGATCATGCAGAAGTTCGTGAACTACCGGCTACGGCTGGCGATCGTCGGGGACATCGCGGCTCACCTGGCCGAGTCGGCCGCCCTGCGCGCCCTGGTACACGAGTCCAACCGGGGCGGGCACGTCTGGTTCGTGCCCGACCTGGACACACTGGACGAGCGACTGCGCGGGGCGGCCTGA
- a CDS encoding nitroreductase family deazaflavin-dependent oxidoreductase encodes MAGGDQVLDSPTGWVADHVRRYVATDGAEGHEWRRGVFTLLLTTRGRRSGTLRRTALIYGREGDAFLVVASQGGAPRHPAWYLNLLEDPLVEVQVGPDRLTARARTATAEEKPRMWSTMAAIWPAYDDYQARTDREIPLVVLERA; translated from the coding sequence ATGGCGGGTGGCGATCAGGTGCTGGACAGTCCCACGGGCTGGGTGGCCGACCACGTCCGGCGGTACGTCGCGACCGACGGAGCTGAGGGGCACGAGTGGCGGCGCGGCGTCTTCACCCTGCTGCTGACCACGCGGGGGCGGCGCAGTGGCACCTTGCGTCGTACCGCCCTCATCTACGGCCGGGAGGGCGACGCGTTCCTGGTGGTGGCCTCGCAGGGCGGCGCCCCGAGGCACCCCGCCTGGTATCTCAACCTGCTCGAGGATCCGCTGGTGGAGGTGCAGGTCGGTCCGGATCGCCTCACCGCTCGGGCACGCACCGCCACGGCGGAGGAGAAACCTCGGATGTGGTCCACGATGGCGGCGATCTGGCCGGCCTACGACGACTACCAGGCGAGGACCGATCGGGAGATCCCGCTGGTGGTGCTGGAACGGGCCTGA
- a CDS encoding pentapeptide repeat-containing protein, with protein MPELTEGTTFRDEDWYGEEIIDRRFVDCEFHRVDLTEALTRGAVFTGCTFGNVSFNASRHVDSAFTRCVFRRCNLFEAEFTGCKLVGSTFTECDLRPLVVDGGDWSFVALPGADLRGVRVTALRMREADLTGADLTGATVTGVDLSGASLHGVRLVRADLRGSDLTALDPTRVERTGAILDVEQAMVIAQTLGFELG; from the coding sequence ATGCCGGAGCTGACCGAGGGGACCACGTTCCGCGACGAGGACTGGTACGGCGAGGAGATCATCGACCGGCGCTTCGTCGACTGTGAGTTCCACCGGGTCGACCTGACCGAGGCGCTTACCCGGGGCGCGGTCTTCACCGGGTGCACGTTCGGCAATGTCAGCTTCAACGCCTCCCGGCACGTCGACTCGGCGTTCACCCGGTGCGTGTTCCGTCGCTGCAACCTCTTCGAGGCCGAGTTCACCGGCTGCAAGCTGGTCGGCAGCACCTTCACCGAATGCGATCTGCGGCCGCTGGTCGTCGACGGCGGGGACTGGTCGTTCGTCGCGCTACCCGGTGCCGACCTGCGCGGGGTGCGGGTCACCGCCCTCCGCATGCGGGAGGCCGACCTGACCGGGGCCGACCTGACCGGCGCCACCGTGACCGGAGTGGACCTTTCCGGGGCGTCCCTGCACGGCGTCCGTCTGGTCCGCGCCGACCTACGCGGCAGCGACCTCACCGCGCTCGACCCGACGCGGGTCGAGCGGACGGGGGCGATTCTCGACGTCGAACAGGCGATGGTGATCGCCCAGACGCTCGGGTTTGAGCTCGGCTGA
- a CDS encoding ATP-binding cassette domain-containing protein codes for MSTRTTGLAVEAAGLRRSFGATRALDGLDLQVPAGTVYGLLGPNGAGKTTAVRVLATLSRPDGGTARVFGHDVVGEADAVRSRVSLTGQYASVDEDLTGMENLVLLGRLLGLRKLPARQRAESLLAAFGLTEAAGRQVKKYSGGMRRRLDIAASILNTPDLLFLDEPTTGLDPRSRNQVWEIIRAVVAHGTTVLLTTQYLDEADQLASRIAVVDHGRVIAEGTPGELKSSVGSGTVHLRLRDAGQRPDAEKVLRAALDVPVQLEPDPVALTARVGGEGSDLAASEQAARALADLAHAGIVVDDFSLGQPSLDEVFLALTDHPATPTDERGEQLEAAR; via the coding sequence ATGAGTACGCGCACCACCGGCCTCGCGGTCGAGGCTGCGGGCCTCCGCAGATCGTTCGGGGCAACCCGGGCGCTCGACGGCCTCGACCTGCAGGTCCCGGCGGGCACCGTCTACGGCCTGCTCGGTCCCAACGGGGCGGGCAAGACCACCGCCGTGCGGGTGCTGGCGACGCTGTCGCGCCCCGACGGTGGGACGGCCCGGGTGTTCGGCCACGACGTCGTCGGCGAGGCCGACGCGGTCCGGTCCCGGGTGAGCCTCACCGGTCAGTACGCCTCGGTCGACGAGGATCTGACCGGGATGGAGAATCTGGTGCTCCTGGGCCGCCTGCTCGGCCTGCGCAAGCTGCCCGCCCGACAGCGGGCGGAGAGCCTGCTCGCCGCGTTCGGGCTGACCGAGGCGGCGGGGCGGCAGGTGAAGAAGTACTCCGGCGGCATGCGGCGGCGCCTCGATATCGCGGCGAGCATCCTGAACACCCCGGACCTGCTGTTCCTCGACGAGCCGACGACCGGCCTGGACCCGCGCAGCCGAAACCAGGTATGGGAGATCATCCGGGCGGTCGTCGCCCACGGCACCACGGTGCTGCTCACCACGCAATACCTGGACGAGGCCGACCAGCTCGCCAGCCGCATCGCGGTGGTCGACCACGGCCGGGTGATCGCGGAGGGCACCCCGGGCGAGTTGAAGTCGTCGGTCGGGTCGGGCACCGTCCACCTGCGACTACGCGACGCCGGGCAGCGACCCGACGCCGAGAAGGTGCTACGCGCGGCGCTCGACGTGCCGGTGCAGCTGGAGCCGGACCCGGTGGCGCTGACCGCCCGGGTCGGTGGCGAGGGCTCCGACCTGGCCGCCAGCGAGCAGGCCGCCCGCGCCCTGGCGGATCTGGCTCACGCGGGCATCGTCGTCGACGACTTCTCCCTCGGCCAGCCCAGCCTGGACGAGGTGTTCCTGGCCCTGACCGACCACCCCGCGACCCCGACCGACGAGCGGGGCGAGCAGCTGGAGGCAGCCCGATGA
- a CDS encoding helix-turn-helix domain-containing protein: MTEEIYSVEQVAERLGLHVRTVRGYIRSGRLRAVRIGKQYRIAARDLAALTGAEPAAGSAGPVEVSSIVRVDGVDRAAADRLGTLLQAGAATRHHPGPPLRLQSLHDDERNRMTLMILGDPTATADLLRLLDSVLDGVIGHD, encoded by the coding sequence ATGACGGAAGAAATCTACTCGGTAGAGCAGGTGGCGGAGCGGCTCGGCCTGCACGTACGCACGGTGCGCGGCTACATCCGGTCGGGGCGGCTGCGGGCGGTGCGGATCGGCAAGCAGTACCGGATCGCCGCGCGCGACCTGGCGGCGCTGACCGGTGCCGAGCCGGCCGCCGGCTCCGCCGGCCCGGTCGAGGTGTCCAGCATCGTCCGCGTCGACGGCGTCGACCGGGCCGCCGCCGACCGGCTCGGCACGCTCCTGCAGGCCGGGGCGGCCACCCGCCACCACCCCGGTCCCCCGCTGCGCCTCCAGAGCCTGCACGACGACGAACGGAACCGGATGACCCTCATGATCCTCGGCGACCCGACCGCCACCGCCGACCTGCTGCGGCTACTCGACTCGGTACTGGACGGGGTGATCGGCCATGACTGA
- a CDS encoding NAD(P)H-binding protein, protein MSSVVVFGAGGTAGSRITTEAFDRGHRVTAAVRRPEATSYFPAGVQVVTGDATSERSVRALAAEADALVVAIGGGERELWLDAARTVVGALRGTPDAPRVIHIGGGSTLLTPKGTRYLDEPDFPDEYRDSALGQADALDYYRSAADGVTWTYVSPPPLEFHPGERTGRYRTGGDRPVIDHEGRSVLSYEDLAVAVVDEIENPHHENARFAVAY, encoded by the coding sequence ATGAGTAGCGTCGTCGTGTTCGGGGCGGGCGGGACCGCAGGCTCCCGGATCACCACCGAGGCCTTCGACCGAGGGCACCGGGTCACCGCCGCGGTACGCCGGCCGGAGGCCACGTCGTACTTCCCGGCGGGGGTTCAGGTCGTCACCGGGGACGCCACCAGCGAGCGCAGTGTCCGGGCGCTGGCGGCGGAAGCGGACGCGCTGGTGGTGGCCATCGGCGGCGGCGAGCGCGAACTCTGGCTCGACGCGGCGCGGACCGTGGTCGGGGCGCTGCGCGGGACGCCGGACGCCCCGAGAGTCATCCACATCGGCGGCGGGTCGACCTTGTTGACCCCGAAGGGCACCCGCTATCTGGATGAGCCGGACTTTCCCGACGAGTACCGCGACTCGGCATTGGGACAGGCCGACGCGCTGGACTACTACCGCTCCGCGGCCGACGGGGTGACCTGGACGTATGTGTCACCGCCGCCGCTGGAGTTCCATCCCGGCGAGCGCACTGGGCGCTACCGGACCGGCGGCGACCGGCCGGTCATCGACCACGAGGGCCGCTCGGTCCTCAGCTACGAGGACCTGGCGGTGGCGGTGGTGGACGAGATCGAGAACCCGCACCACGAGAACGCCCGGTTCGCGGTCGCGTACTGA
- a CDS encoding serine hydrolase domain-containing protein → MRKPMIIALGVGTVAAVAAAGLLPRAPRLTAQQTGDADLAAAARRAVGDPEGHRGLAVALVESGRVRTAGLGDRDPAGAPVEAGTPFEIGSVTKALTGMLLAERAAAGAVNPDDPLASALPRVAGPTREVTLAELASHRSGLPRLALSVPEIARISWANLIAGNPYARWDAERLVAAANEEAPGEGRGQVSYSNVGMALLGQALAAQAGTDYPHLLDQQVLRPLGMTHTMIAGEGLPPDRAVGSKAGGRLADPWVSGGYAPAGVGVWSTADNLARLIAAMLAGTAPGADAATPRFTKDERDRVGYGWFTTRHGDREVVWHNGGTGGFRAYVGFERATGRGVVVLGNTDRAVDGIGLRLLGVSEVEPMATARRFRFG, encoded by the coding sequence TTGCGCAAGCCGATGATCATCGCCCTGGGCGTCGGGACTGTCGCGGCGGTCGCCGCCGCGGGACTGCTGCCCCGCGCACCGCGGCTGACCGCGCAGCAGACCGGCGATGCCGATCTCGCCGCCGCCGCCCGACGCGCGGTGGGCGACCCCGAGGGGCATCGCGGCCTCGCCGTCGCCCTGGTGGAGAGCGGGCGTGTCCGCACCGCCGGCCTGGGCGACCGCGACCCGGCGGGCGCGCCCGTCGAGGCGGGTACGCCGTTCGAGATCGGCTCCGTCACCAAGGCGCTCACCGGCATGCTGCTCGCCGAGCGGGCCGCCGCCGGGGCCGTCAACCCCGACGATCCGCTCGCCAGCGCGCTGCCCCGTGTCGCCGGCCCCACCCGCGAGGTGACCCTCGCCGAGTTGGCCAGCCATCGCTCCGGGCTGCCCCGGCTGGCGCTGTCGGTGCCCGAGATCGCGCGGATCTCGTGGGCCAACCTCATCGCCGGCAACCCGTACGCCCGCTGGGACGCCGAGCGGCTGGTGGCCGCGGCGAACGAGGAGGCGCCCGGCGAGGGACGCGGGCAGGTGTCGTACTCCAACGTGGGCATGGCGTTGCTCGGGCAGGCGTTGGCCGCGCAAGCCGGCACCGACTACCCGCACCTGCTGGACCAGCAGGTGCTCCGGCCACTCGGCATGACGCACACGATGATCGCCGGGGAAGGCCTGCCGCCGGACCGGGCGGTCGGCTCCAAAGCCGGCGGTCGGCTCGCCGACCCCTGGGTGAGCGGCGGGTACGCGCCCGCCGGCGTCGGCGTCTGGTCGACCGCGGACAACCTGGCCCGCCTGATCGCGGCGATGCTCGCCGGCACCGCGCCCGGCGCCGACGCCGCCACGCCCCGCTTCACCAAGGACGAACGTGATCGCGTCGGGTACGGCTGGTTCACCACCCGCCACGGCGACCGGGAGGTCGTGTGGCACAACGGCGGCACCGGCGGGTTCCGGGCTTACGTGGGGTTCGAACGGGCCACCGGGCGGGGCGTGGTGGTGCTCGGCAACACCGACCGTGCCGTCGACGGCATCGGGCTGCGGCTGCTCGGCGTATCCGAGGTGGAACCGATGGCGACGGCCAGGCGTTTCCGGTTTGGGTGA
- a CDS encoding cupin domain-containing protein has translation MDRGMEHFTIATVAEQSPDFRRVLWTGKHTQLVIMTIPPGGEIGAEVHEDNDQILTFVSGTGEARVAGEKREIAQGDLVVVPAGTKHNFVNTGPNPLVLYTVYGPPDHADQVVHRTKEEADAAEAAGKDEPPTS, from the coding sequence ATGGACCGCGGCATGGAGCATTTCACGATCGCGACCGTCGCCGAGCAGAGTCCGGACTTCCGTCGGGTGCTGTGGACCGGGAAGCACACCCAGCTGGTCATCATGACGATCCCGCCCGGAGGTGAGATCGGTGCGGAGGTCCACGAGGACAACGACCAGATCCTCACCTTCGTCAGCGGCACCGGCGAGGCGCGGGTGGCCGGTGAGAAACGCGAGATCGCCCAGGGTGACCTGGTGGTGGTGCCCGCTGGCACGAAGCACAACTTCGTCAACACCGGGCCGAACCCGCTGGTGCTCTACACGGTCTACGGCCCGCCGGACCATGCCGACCAGGTGGTGCACCGCACCAAGGAGGAGGCCGACGCGGCCGAGGCCGCCGGCAAGGACGAGCCACCCACCTCCTGA
- a CDS encoding DUF1697 domain-containing protein, with protein sequence MTRWVALLRGVNVGGVRVGMADLRRLVTGLGHKDVRTYLRSGNVVFGSAVRDPGALARGIERALADELDVTVPVLVRSAHEMTTIAGGNPYADREADPTRLLVAFLATAPEASAVAGLAAPAGETVAFTVTGREVFLHYQDGGYGRSKFTNAHLEKRLGVVATTRNWRSVRALAELAA encoded by the coding sequence ATGACGCGCTGGGTCGCGCTGCTGCGCGGGGTCAACGTCGGTGGCGTCCGCGTCGGCATGGCGGATCTGCGCCGGCTGGTCACCGGCCTCGGCCACAAGGACGTGCGGACGTACCTGCGAAGCGGCAACGTGGTGTTCGGCAGCGCGGTCCGCGACCCCGGGGCCCTGGCTCGGGGCATCGAGCGGGCGCTCGCCGACGAACTGGACGTCACCGTTCCGGTGCTGGTCCGCAGCGCACACGAGATGACGACGATCGCGGGCGGCAACCCGTACGCCGACCGGGAGGCCGACCCGACCCGGCTGCTCGTGGCTTTCCTCGCCACCGCGCCGGAAGCCTCGGCGGTGGCCGGGCTGGCGGCGCCGGCCGGCGAGACCGTGGCGTTCACGGTGACCGGGCGGGAGGTGTTCCTGCACTACCAGGACGGTGGCTACGGACGGTCGAAGTTCACCAACGCACATCTGGAGAAGAGACTCGGCGTTGTAGCCACCACCCGGAACTGGCGGTCGGTGCGCGCGCTGGCTGAGCTGGCGGCGTGA
- a CDS encoding adhesin: MLTMTDNAVLVIRDLATQQDVAEDGGVRIAAGPEAGSLTVELVAQPIDGDQVVDNQGARIFLDSDAAELLGDASVDATVDDEGIVQFGFTEKP; this comes from the coding sequence ATGCTCACCATGACCGACAACGCCGTGCTGGTAATCCGAGACCTCGCCACCCAGCAGGACGTCGCGGAGGACGGTGGTGTGCGGATCGCCGCCGGCCCGGAGGCGGGCTCACTCACCGTCGAACTGGTCGCGCAGCCGATCGACGGCGATCAGGTGGTCGACAACCAGGGTGCCCGGATCTTCCTCGACTCGGACGCGGCTGAACTGCTCGGGGACGCTTCCGTGGACGCCACCGTCGACGACGAGGGCATCGTGCAGTTCGGCTTCACCGAGAAGCCGTGA
- a CDS encoding acylase: MKKTGRRPSRLAAATTAVGLVAAGLTVAGGTAVAHGHGYSALIQRASYGVPHITGRDFASLGFGVGYAQAEDNVCLIAERMVTVRAERSRWFGAETGNVGSDLFHQKAIDDRAAERLLDGPRDGIRAPSTEVRDQVRGFVAGYNRYLRGTKKITDPACAGKDWVRPITELDMWRASWARMVRASSGALADGIVAAAPPTAGGIGAPPVAGGIGVPASAPQAEAVVAARDGAPAGVGSNAYGLGRDGTASGAGMLLANPHFPWDGAERFYRMHLKVPGRYDVEGAALVGDPLVEIGHNGRIAWSHTVSTARRFAWHRLALVPGDPTSYLYDGQPREMTARTVTVQTPAGPVSRTLYDTHFGPVVVVPGRFDWTATSAYAITDANATNNRALDGWLAMGRARSVGELRAVLNQRQFLPWVNVIAADRDGRALYADHSVVPRVTDSLAAACIPDSFQPLYASSGQAVLDGSRSSCELGRDPDAAVPGILGPANLPTLVRGDYVTNSNDSYWLANPAQRLEGYPRIVGDERTRRSLRTRLGVQQVRQRLAGTDGLPGKRFTTGKLWDVTLGNRAYGGELVRDGLVRVCEARSAATASDGTTVDLTAACAALRGWDLRVDLGSRGAHLFTEFALAGGLRFADPFDPAAPLGTPSRLAVDDPRVRTALADAVGKLAGIPLDARLGDLQTEPRGAERIPIHGGRAEAGVFNMIIGGFESGVGYPKVRHGTSFLMAVELGRTGPTGRQILTYSQSANPTSPWYADQTRLYSGKGWDTIKFTQKQLRADPNLVTYRVWERRR; encoded by the coding sequence ATGAAGAAAACTGGTCGAAGGCCCAGCCGGCTTGCCGCCGCCACCACCGCCGTCGGACTGGTCGCCGCCGGTCTCACCGTCGCCGGCGGCACCGCCGTAGCCCACGGCCACGGCTACTCCGCCCTGATCCAGCGCGCATCGTACGGCGTACCGCACATCACCGGCCGCGACTTCGCCAGCCTCGGCTTCGGCGTCGGCTACGCGCAGGCCGAAGACAACGTCTGCCTGATCGCCGAGCGGATGGTGACCGTCCGCGCCGAACGGTCCCGCTGGTTCGGCGCGGAAACCGGCAACGTCGGCAGCGACCTCTTCCACCAGAAGGCCATCGACGACCGGGCCGCGGAGCGGCTGCTCGACGGACCCCGCGACGGTATCCGGGCACCCTCCACAGAGGTACGCGACCAGGTACGCGGCTTCGTCGCCGGCTACAACCGGTACCTCCGGGGCACAAAGAAGATCACCGACCCGGCCTGCGCCGGGAAGGATTGGGTACGCCCGATCACCGAGCTGGACATGTGGCGGGCGAGCTGGGCTCGGATGGTCCGGGCCAGTTCCGGCGCACTCGCCGACGGCATCGTCGCCGCCGCGCCACCCACCGCCGGCGGGATCGGCGCGCCACCCGTCGCCGGCGGGATCGGCGTGCCGGCGAGCGCCCCGCAGGCGGAGGCGGTCGTCGCCGCCCGGGACGGTGCGCCGGCCGGAGTGGGCAGCAACGCGTACGGACTGGGGCGGGACGGCACCGCCAGCGGTGCAGGCATGCTGCTGGCGAACCCGCACTTCCCGTGGGACGGTGCCGAACGCTTCTACCGGATGCACCTCAAGGTGCCCGGCCGGTACGACGTCGAGGGTGCGGCGCTGGTCGGCGACCCACTCGTCGAGATCGGCCACAACGGCCGGATCGCCTGGAGCCACACCGTCTCCACCGCCCGCCGGTTCGCCTGGCACCGGCTGGCCCTGGTGCCCGGCGACCCCACCAGCTATCTCTACGACGGCCAGCCCCGCGAGATGACCGCCCGCACGGTCACCGTCCAGACCCCCGCCGGCCCGGTCAGCCGGACCCTCTACGACACCCACTTCGGCCCGGTCGTCGTGGTGCCGGGCCGTTTCGACTGGACCGCCACCTCCGCGTACGCGATCACCGACGCCAACGCCACCAACAACCGCGCGCTCGACGGCTGGCTCGCCATGGGGCGCGCCAGGTCGGTGGGCGAGCTGCGGGCGGTGCTGAACCAGCGGCAGTTCCTGCCCTGGGTCAACGTCATCGCCGCTGACCGCGACGGCCGGGCCCTCTACGCCGACCACTCCGTCGTGCCCCGGGTGACCGACTCCCTTGCCGCAGCCTGCATCCCGGACTCCTTCCAGCCCCTGTACGCGAGCAGCGGCCAGGCCGTCCTCGACGGGTCCCGCTCATCGTGCGAGCTGGGCCGGGACCCGGACGCCGCGGTGCCGGGCATCCTCGGCCCGGCCAACCTGCCCACTCTGGTTCGCGGCGACTACGTGACCAACTCCAACGACAGCTACTGGCTGGCCAACCCGGCGCAACGGCTGGAGGGCTACCCGCGCATCGTCGGCGACGAGCGGACCCGGCGCAGCCTGCGGACCCGGCTCGGCGTGCAGCAGGTACGGCAGCGCCTCGCCGGCACCGACGGGCTCCCCGGGAAGCGCTTCACCACCGGCAAGCTGTGGGACGTGACGCTCGGCAACCGGGCGTACGGTGGCGAGCTGGTCCGCGACGGCCTGGTCCGGGTCTGTGAGGCGCGGTCGGCGGCGACCGCCTCCGACGGCACCACCGTCGACCTGACCGCCGCCTGCGCCGCGCTGCGCGGCTGGGACCTGCGGGTCGACCTGGGCAGCCGGGGCGCGCACCTGTTCACCGAGTTCGCCCTGGCCGGCGGGCTGCGCTTCGCCGACCCGTTCGACCCGGCGGCCCCGCTCGGCACGCCCAGCCGGCTCGCCGTCGACGACCCGAGAGTACGTACCGCCCTCGCCGACGCGGTCGGCAAGCTGGCCGGCATCCCGCTCGACGCCCGCCTCGGCGACCTGCAGACCGAGCCGCGCGGTGCCGAGCGTATCCCGATCCACGGCGGCCGTGCCGAGGCGGGCGTCTTCAACATGATCATCGGTGGGTTCGAGTCCGGCGTCGGCTATCCGAAGGTCCGGCACGGCACGTCGTTCCTGATGGCCGTCGAGTTGGGCCGCACCGGGCCGACGGGCCGGCAGATCCTGACCTACTCGCAGTCGGCCAACCCGACGTCGCCTTGGTACGCCGACCAGACCAGGCTGTACTCGGGTAAGGGCTGGGACACCATCAAATTCACGCAGAAGCAGCTCCGAGCCGATCCGAATCTGGTCACGTACCGGGTGTGGGAGCGGCGCCGCTGA
- a CDS encoding winged helix-turn-helix domain-containing protein, translating to MADVEQRLAALEVQVAALTEQVGVAAPAAGAPAPTPADGALWALDGLKQRLPADGSGAVLYTGTVHLDGQHYDWQDGLLVDDVLTADWTELAATLTALANPVRLRLLREVLGGRHGTSELAEIEGLGTTGQLHHHLRQLTAAGWLRSTGRGRHTVPAGRVVPLLAILTAAR from the coding sequence ATGGCGGACGTTGAGCAGCGGTTGGCCGCACTGGAGGTGCAGGTCGCCGCGTTGACCGAGCAGGTCGGCGTGGCGGCGCCGGCTGCCGGCGCACCCGCACCCACACCAGCCGACGGAGCGTTGTGGGCACTCGACGGGCTCAAGCAGCGCCTGCCGGCGGACGGCAGCGGCGCGGTGCTCTACACCGGGACCGTCCACCTCGACGGCCAGCACTACGACTGGCAGGACGGGCTGCTCGTCGACGACGTGCTCACCGCCGACTGGACCGAGCTGGCCGCGACCCTGACCGCCCTGGCCAACCCGGTGCGGCTGCGACTGCTGCGCGAGGTGCTGGGTGGCCGGCACGGCACCAGCGAACTGGCCGAGATCGAAGGGCTGGGCACCACCGGTCAGCTTCACCACCACCTGCGTCAGCTCACCGCTGCCGGCTGGCTGCGCAGCACGGGGCGGGGCCGGCACACCGTGCCCGCCGGACGGGTCGTCCCCCTGCTGGCCATCCTCACCGCCGCCCGCTGA